In Calonectris borealis chromosome 20, bCalBor7.hap1.2, whole genome shotgun sequence, a genomic segment contains:
- the TOB1 gene encoding protein Tob1 — translation MQLEIQVALNFIISYLYNKLPRRRVNIFGEELERLLKKKYEGHWYPEKPYKGSGFRCIHIGEKVDPVIEQASKESGLDIDDVRGNLPQDLSVWIDPFEVSYQIGEKGPVKVLYVDDNENGCELDKEIKNSFNPEAQVFMPISDPASSVSSSPSPPFGHSAAVSPTFMPRSTQPLTFTTATFAATKFGSTKMKNSGRSNKVARTSPTNLGLNVNDLLKQKALSSSMHSLYGLGLGSQQQQQQQQQKTSALSPNAKEFIFPNMQGQGSTSSIFPGDSPLNLSPLQYSNAFDMFAAYGGLNEKSFVDGLNFSLNNMQYSNQQFQPVMAN, via the coding sequence ATGCAGCTTGAAATCCAAGTAGCACtcaattttattatttcatatttgtacAATAAGCTTCCCAGACGACGTGTCAACATTTTTGGTGAAGAGCTTGAAAGACTTCTTAAGAAGAAGTATGAAGGGCACTGGTATCCAGAAAAGCCATACAAAGGATCAGGGTTTAGATGTATACATATAGGGGAGAAAGTGGACCCGGTCATAGAACAAGCATCCAAAGAGAGTGGTTTGGACATTGATGATGTTCGTGGCAACTTGCCTCAGGATCTTAGTGTTTGGATTGACCCATTTGAGGTTTCATACCAAATCGGTGAAAAGGGACCAGTGAAAGTGCTTTATGTGGATGATAATGAAAATGGATGTGAGTTGGATAAGGAAATCAAGAACAGCTTTAACCCAGAGGCCCAGGTGTTCATGCCAATTAGTGACCCAGCATCTTCAGTGTCTagttctccttctcctccctttggTCACTCTGCTGCTGTGAGCCCAACTTTCATGCCCCGCTCCACTCAGCCTTTAACCTTCACCACTGCCACATTTGCTGCCACCAAGTTTGGCTCGACCAAAATGAAGAATAGCGGCCGTAGCAACAAGGTCGCCCGCACCTCTCCCACCAACCTTGGCTTGAATGTCAATGACCTGTTGAAGCAGAAAGCCCTTTCCTCCTCCATGCACTCTCTCTACGGGCTTGGCTTAGgcagtcagcagcagcagcagcaacaacagcagaaGACTTCTGCCCTTTCTCCTAACGCAAAGGAGTTCATTTTCCCCAACATGCAGGGTCAAGGTAGTACCAGTAGCATCTTTCCTGGTGACAGCCCCCTTAACCTCAGTCCTCTCCAGTACAGTAATGCCTTTGATATGTTTGCAGCCTATGGAGGTCTAAATGAGAAGTCTTTTGTGGATGGCTTGAATTTTAGTTTAAACAACATGCAGTATTCTAACCAGCAATTCCAGCCAGTTATGGCTAACTAA